Proteins encoded by one window of Engraulis encrasicolus isolate BLACKSEA-1 chromosome 23, IST_EnEncr_1.0, whole genome shotgun sequence:
- the LOC134439942 gene encoding uncharacterized protein LOC134439942, translated as MASFSQHAGENWLLKKKMDSEGNIHAPSRRGSTPVLHTLHMTKYFTPTGDEHGRGGGGGDMVIPCPHNPSPDSARCTSSLSNGSLDSTRDLDMFECLSDGGHSNSDSVSLFSKSSPSPILSPFLESTTSSSENENGTFDVPGRYTTAYSGIQGDESDNQCGGSGSSGYHARSNDGADCDDDDYDGGSVYGPDLCSASGPRTPDSLSLPSCRSCSSDYSVDGPVMRGNNSLLMETEQAHNISYLTESAGSPAAASDLGMSCDPGDSPTIEAKRLRLGDELLNPHDRTYSLGKGAGPSPSPRGAGGGFKSRGTPQGPVTLKSRGTPQGPVTLPSDFAFATPENCRPCGSVARRQQPPGSARRSGEYMSAGEKTFVVSPRGDGDGKTADMQTSTPMQSLNNNNTYSLPSFDESPFTKARTAGGSTGEGSGSNASQEQPGSRTTANADGGAKKRAGCGDANANANATFVVKSTEAAPTKVKKFSRPNLTSVKTRFMLSKQSTVQKPAETKQNGETRTLGRAPRKPSPLTLGKPAASLSKSSASPLPTPTGSTNQSIKAEAPPSGKQDSRAQKRFVFPKTRQRLASDDTAAAAKPSPDEKQQSVKTASPNFLSKERGV; from the exons ATGGCCTCCTTCTCACAACATGCCGGGGAAAACTG gtTGTTAAAGAAGAAGATGGACTCTGAGGGGAATATCCATGCACCATCCCGACGTGGCAGCACCCCAGTACTGCACACTTTGCACATGACTAAGTATTTCACACCCACTGGTGATGAACATggacgtggaggaggagggggcgatATGGTCATTCCGTGTCCCCACAACCCCTCACCGGACTCTGCCCGATGCACCAGCAGCCTCAGCAACGGGAGCCTGGACAGCACCCGTGACCTGGACATGTTTGAGTGTCTTAGCGATGGCGGCCATTCCAATTCCGATTCCGTAAGCCTCTTCTCCAAGAGCTCTCCCAGCCCCATTCTGAGCCCCTTTCTGgaatccaccacctcctcctccgaaaACGAAAACGGGACCTTTGATGTTCCAGGTCGGTATACGACGGCTTACTCCGGCATCCAGGGTGATGAGTCGGACAACCAGTGcggtggcagcggcagcagcggctACCATGCGAGGAGCAACGACGGAGCCGACTGTGACGATGACGACTATGATGGAGGTAGTGTCTACGGTCCAGACCTGTGTTCCGCCTCTGGCCCTCGCACTCCGGACAGTTTGTCTCTGCCGTCGTGCCGTAGCTGCTCCAGCGACTACTCTGTGGATGGGCCGGTCATGCGAGGCAACAACTCGCTCTTGATGGAAACGGAGCAGGCCCACAACATCTCCTACCTGACAGAGTCAGCGGGGTCGCCAGCTGCAGCATCCGATCTGGGCATGTCCTGTGACCCAGGCGACTCCCCGACTATCGAAGCCAAGCGTCTCCGCCTTGGAGATGAGCTTCTTAACCCCCACGATCGCACCTATTCCCTGGGCAAAGGAGCggggccctctccctctcctcgtgGTGCCGGTGGTGGATTTAAGTCCAGAGGGACCCCACAAGGGCCTGTGACCTTGAAGTCCAGAGGGACCCCACAAGGGCCTGTGACCTTGCCGTCTGACTTTGCCTTCGCCACGCCGGAGAATTGCAGACCCTGCGGCTCTGTTGCTAGGCGGCAGCAACCCCCCGGTAGTGCCCGGCGATCCGGCGAATACATGAGTGCTGGGGAGAAGACGTTTGTGGTGTCTCCGCGTGGAGATGGTGACGGCAAAACGGCAGACATGCAGACGTCCACGCCCATGCAGTCTTTGAACAACAACAATACCTACTCTCTGCCGTCGTTTGACGAATCCCCTTTCACAAAGGCTAGAACGGCAGGAGGATCGACAGGAGAAGGCTCGGGAAGCAATGCGTCCCAAGAACAACCAGGATCTAGAACCACCGCAAATGCTGACGGAGGTGCTAAAAAACGAGCCGGATGTGgagatgctaatgctaatgctaatgcaacATTTGTAGTGAAGTCCACCGAAGCTGCTCCCACCAAAGTCAAAAAGTTCTCCAGGCCGAATTTGACCTCTGTGAAGACCAGGTTCATGTTAAGTAAGCAATCAACCGTTCAGAAACCTGCAGAAACGAAGCAAAATGGGGAAACGCGCACCTTGGGTAGAGCCCCTCGCAAGCCATCCCCTCTCACGCTGGGCAAGCCCGCCGCTTCGCTTTCAAAATCCTCCGCTAGTCCTTTGCCTACACCGACAGGAAGTACCAACCAGTCAATAAAGGCAGAGGCGCCCCCGTCAGGCAAACAGGACAGTCGCGCTCAGAAAAGGTTTGTGTTCCCCAAGACTCGACAGCGCCTAGCGTCGGATGACACCGCTGCAGCAGCCAAACCAAGCCCGGACGAAAAGCAACAGAGTGTTAAAACGGCTTCGCCTAACTTCCTAAGCAAG GAAAGAGGAGTTTAG
- the LOC134439943 gene encoding mucin-4-like — MLCRWSCNFKSTITFLLQVYKAVTQSKVLPEKQQKRLKQSDRKGSTSSQEDAAVLKQSKTTVGFQSERSKTSSAATCSKPVTGPSAATPGRVAQTPVSVVKRAGAAASEGRKGKLGARQSPSSPRCNRAAPAAPAPASTPASPAARAQAGSSRQLPSSMAKLRLGSSSNQATSYGDAFHSGGGGGRVASSKASGVTTRAQAAAAAKTPTKTPVTTTGTAATKSTASSIKPAASTTQRKLPARPTRTLTPQSVSRCFIECSDSQTVGPEGIPSLDHFLKIKV, encoded by the exons ATGTTGTGTAGGTGGAGCTGCAATTTCAAAAGCACGATCACCTTTTTGCTTCAGGTGTACAAGGCAGTCACCCAGTCTAAGGTTCTCCCAGAGAAACAACAGAAGCGGCTGAAGCAGAGCGATCGCAAAGGCTCGACCTCCTCACAAGAAGATGCGGCAGTCCTCAAGCAGTCCAAGACAACGGTGGGATTCCAGTCAGAACGCTCAAAAACAAGCTCAGCG GCCACATGTTCAAAGCCAGTGACCGGTCCGTCAGCAGCAACACCAGGCAGAGTTGCACAAACACCCGTATCTGTAGTGAAGAGGGCCGGAGCTGCTGCCTCAGAGGGCAGGAAGGGAAAACTTGGAGCACGGcaatccccctcctccccccgttGCAACAGAGCGGCCCCAGCAGCCCCAGCCCCGGCCTCAACCCCGGCCTCCCCGGCAGCACGAGCCCAGGCCGGCAGCTCCAGGCAGCTTCCCAGCAGCATGGCCAAGCTGAGgctgggcagcagcagcaaccaggCCACAA gcTATGGGGATGCCTTCcactcaggaggaggaggaggaagggttgCCTCGTCCAAAGCCTCAGGGGTCACCACCAGAGCTCAAGCAGCTGCAGCAGCCAAGACCCCAACCAAGACCCCAGTCACAACAACAG GCACTGCAGCCACAAAGAGCACGGCCTCGTCCATCAAGCCTGCCGCCTCCACCACCCAGAGAAAACTTCCGGCTCGACCAACTCGCACGCTCACTCCTCAATCAG TTTCACGTTGCTTCATcgagtgcagtgattctcaaactgtgggccctgaaggtattccaagtctTGATCATTTTCTAAAGATcaaagtgtga